The proteins below are encoded in one region of Desulfonatronovibrio magnus:
- a CDS encoding ArnT family glycosyltransferase yields the protein MNNRKIVECLGWLIVILVMLAGLHLRLVSVSETGVIAPLRSDAGDYFCYAYNMKYNNVYSRHCFDVDADKIRPDAIRTPGYPLFLLSFIDGPPTLDFLDKVLLSQVLVSMLTLLASFYLFRIMLGNFYWAIGAALLTAFSPHLIAMNSYVLTETLFSFLIIVFLLCMILALKKQHVAWLFLPGLILGLACLVRPVVQYFPLFLLILFLAKAGWKRGTQQFLFLLLGFLLAFGPWVARNIVTLDKFSDDRLTINFLHHGMYPDFTYEGVPHSYGFPYRFDPDSSEISKSTGSVLREILRRFKEEPGRHLKWFIIDKPNAFWSWSIVQGQGDVFVYPVASTPYDTKSEFIVTRIIMIFLHPLVILLAAGGSIAVWLAPRRGSPELRYDQTAVQLCALLLIYFTAVHMIGAPFPRYSVPLRPILFGMSIFGLKVLVEYIAGLARKTRLKNNPV from the coding sequence ATGAATAACAGGAAAATAGTTGAATGTCTTGGGTGGTTGATTGTGATCCTGGTCATGCTCGCAGGATTGCATTTGCGATTAGTTTCCGTCAGTGAAACTGGAGTCATTGCACCATTAAGATCAGACGCTGGAGACTACTTCTGCTATGCATACAATATGAAGTATAATAATGTTTATTCCCGTCACTGTTTTGATGTTGATGCTGATAAAATCAGACCTGACGCAATCCGTACCCCAGGGTATCCTCTCTTTCTGCTATCTTTTATTGACGGACCTCCAACATTAGATTTTCTTGACAAAGTACTCTTGTCTCAAGTCTTGGTCAGCATGCTAACTTTGCTGGCTTCATTCTATCTTTTTCGTATCATGCTGGGTAATTTTTACTGGGCTATTGGTGCCGCTTTACTAACAGCCTTTAGCCCTCATCTTATTGCTATGAACAGTTACGTCCTTACTGAAACGCTGTTCAGCTTTCTAATAATTGTGTTCTTGCTTTGCATGATTTTAGCTTTGAAAAAGCAACATGTAGCCTGGCTGTTTTTACCGGGATTAATACTTGGGCTTGCATGTCTGGTGCGTCCTGTTGTGCAGTACTTCCCACTCTTTCTCTTAATCCTTTTTCTTGCAAAAGCAGGCTGGAAAAGAGGAACCCAGCAATTTCTCTTTCTTCTGCTCGGATTTTTGCTGGCATTTGGACCTTGGGTAGCCCGTAATATCGTAACCCTCGACAAATTCAGTGATGATCGGCTGACAATTAATTTCCTTCATCATGGTATGTATCCAGATTTCACTTATGAAGGCGTGCCTCATAGCTATGGATTTCCTTATCGGTTTGATCCGGATTCCTCTGAAATCAGCAAAAGCACAGGTTCGGTTTTAAGAGAAATTCTAAGACGTTTTAAGGAAGAACCTGGAAGACATTTGAAATGGTTTATTATTGACAAGCCCAATGCCTTCTGGTCTTGGAGCATTGTTCAGGGTCAAGGCGATGTTTTTGTATATCCTGTAGCTTCAACACCTTATGATACCAAAAGTGAATTCATCGTCACTCGTATCATAATGATTTTTCTTCATCCATTAGTCATTTTGCTGGCTGCTGGAGGTTCTATTGCTGTCTGGCTTGCGCCTAGAAGGGGATCCCCTGAGTTACGATATGATCAGACAGCAGTCCAGCTGTGCGCTCTTCTTTTGATTTACTTCACAGCAGTGCATATGATTGGCGCACCTTTTCCGCGTTATTCAGTTCCCTTAAGGCCAATACTTTTTGGGATGTCCATTTTTGGTTTGAAAGTTCTTGTTGAATACATTGCAGGTTTGGCAAGAAAGACAAGGTTAAAGAACAATCCAGTTTAA